A section of the Chloroflexota bacterium genome encodes:
- a CDS encoding MarC family protein, whose product MTGLDDQFLRSIVPIFVAIDALGTLPIVISISEQMTKDERTRTVNLAMITASTLGLAFLFAGKYLLEFLDISVGHFAIAGGLVLLGLSMRDLVAGKMTDMPLREEMVAVVPIGTPLTVGPATLTTLLLLSGQYHLWIVVMAFAVNLAAAWLIFLQANRVIGFLGHGGVRAISKVASLLLAAIAVRMVIKGLTIAFPQLA is encoded by the coding sequence GTGACAGGGCTGGACGACCAGTTTCTACGCTCGATTGTTCCGATTTTTGTGGCCATTGATGCTCTGGGAACGTTGCCCATAGTCATTTCCATCAGTGAACAGATGACTAAGGACGAGCGTACCAGGACAGTGAACCTCGCCATGATCACTGCCTCGACCTTGGGACTGGCCTTCCTCTTCGCTGGCAAGTACCTACTCGAATTTCTGGATATTTCGGTGGGCCACTTCGCTATTGCCGGCGGGTTAGTTCTGCTTGGTCTTTCAATGCGAGACTTGGTGGCTGGGAAAATGACGGATATGCCGTTGAGAGAAGAGATGGTGGCTGTTGTCCCCATTGGCACCCCTTTGACTGTAGGCCCAGCTACTTTGACTACACTCTTGCTACTGAGTGGTCAATATCACCTGTGGATAGTGGTGATGGCGTTTGCCGTGAACCTTGCGGCGGCTTGGCTCATTTTTCTCCAAGCGAACCGAGTGATTGGTTTTCTGGGACATGGTGGGGTGAGGGCTATCTCCAAGGTGGCTAGCCTTCTCCTGGCTGCCATCGCCGTGAGGATGGTCATCAAGGGGTTGACTATCGCTTTCCCGCAATTGGCTTGA
- a CDS encoding 3-oxoacid CoA-transferase subunit B, which produces MRIDDQTMALRVAKEFKDGDVVNLGIGVPTLASNFVPGDREVIFHSENGALGYGSICTAGEGDPNLVNAGGQPVEARPGMSILEHAESFCIVRGGWLDYTVLGGLQVSEKGDLSNWLIPAKKVGTIGGAMDLALGAKNVIVVMPHNTKDGGYKIVKKCTYPLTGRRCVNLVITDIAVIEVTEKGMVLREVAPGWTAEEVQALSEPKLMIAPDLHEIELA; this is translated from the coding sequence ATAAGAATAGATGATCAGACCATGGCTTTGCGGGTAGCCAAAGAGTTCAAAGATGGTGATGTGGTCAACCTGGGGATCGGGGTGCCTACCCTGGCATCCAACTTCGTGCCCGGGGATCGGGAGGTTATCTTCCATTCGGAGAACGGAGCTCTTGGCTATGGCTCCATATGTACAGCCGGGGAGGGAGACCCGAATCTGGTCAACGCTGGCGGGCAACCGGTGGAAGCTCGGCCTGGCATGAGCATCCTGGAACACGCCGAATCCTTTTGCATCGTGAGAGGGGGATGGCTTGACTACACCGTCCTGGGAGGGCTACAGGTATCGGAGAAAGGAGATTTGTCCAACTGGCTGATTCCAGCCAAGAAGGTGGGGACTATTGGTGGTGCCATGGACTTAGCTCTGGGCGCCAAGAATGTTATAGTAGTCATGCCACACAACACTAAAGACGGCGGATATAAGATTGTGAAAAAATGCACCTACCCTCTCACTGGCCGTCGCTGCGTGAACCTGGTGATTACGGATATTGCCGTTATAGAGGTGACTGAAAAAGGGATGGTTCTCAGGGAGGTGGCCCCCGGCTGGACCGCTGAAGAGGTACAGGCCTTGAGCGAGCCCAAGCTCATGATCGCTCCTGACCTACATGAGATAGAACTAGCCTGA
- a CDS encoding 3-oxoacid CoA-transferase subunit A — MAINKIVASVDEAVADIHDGAVILVGGFGNIVNAPSCLLTALSKLPAKNLTVVSNSGGFGIEIWGEHDVEVLHRTGQCVKHVVSAPVNPLIVNTLEKRVRAGEVEIEIVPQGTLAERIRCARAGLGGVLTPTGVGIPEIEKGKQVIEVDGKKYLVEVAIKADFALIRAHKADRWGNLVYRGTSRTFNATMAGAAKVTIAEVDEIVELGVLNPEHIITPGVYVNRVVLRS; from the coding sequence ATGGCAATAAACAAGATAGTTGCCAGTGTCGATGAAGCCGTGGCTGATATCCATGACGGCGCTGTGATACTGGTGGGCGGTTTTGGCAACATAGTAAACGCCCCCAGTTGCCTGCTAACAGCGCTATCCAAGCTGCCCGCGAAGAATCTCACTGTGGTATCCAACAGCGGAGGGTTCGGCATTGAGATCTGGGGCGAGCATGACGTTGAGGTGCTACACAGGACAGGGCAGTGCGTGAAGCACGTCGTGTCTGCACCGGTTAACCCTCTGATAGTCAACACCTTGGAGAAAAGAGTGAGGGCGGGGGAAGTTGAGATTGAAATAGTCCCTCAAGGGACGCTGGCGGAGAGAATCAGGTGTGCTAGGGCAGGCCTCGGCGGTGTCCTTACCCCCACCGGCGTCGGTATCCCCGAGATCGAAAAAGGGAAACAGGTGATAGAAGTCGATGGCAAGAAATACCTGGTGGAGGTGGCTATCAAGGCCGATTTTGCCCTGATAAGGGCCCACAAAGCCGATCGCTGGGGCAACCTGGTGTACAGGGGGACTTCAAGAACCTTCAATGCCACCATGGCTGGAGCGGCTAAGGTGACCATTGCCGAAGTGGATGAGATAGTGGAACTGGGTGTACTGAATCCCGAGCACATCATTACACCTGGAGTCTATGTCAACAGGGTTGTGTTACGTTCATAG
- a CDS encoding 50S ribosomal protein L10: protein MIRRKKEQIVEKIEEWLTHCQLAIVTDYRGMTVSEINQLRRLLTASGVQFRVVKNNLAGIAAERVGKEELKKLLTGPSAIAFSYGEVSEPAKILSDHIRSVKVPLRIRGGLLNNRLLDPSEIVALSLLPSRQVLAGRLVSQMQTPISSLLTVLSANLTGIIRTLQARKQQLEGG from the coding sequence ATGATACGAAGAAAAAAGGAACAAATCGTCGAGAAGATCGAGGAATGGCTGACACATTGTCAACTGGCCATCGTCACCGACTATCGAGGGATGACGGTCAGCGAGATAAACCAGTTACGTCGCTTGCTAACGGCATCTGGTGTTCAGTTTCGTGTGGTCAAGAACAACCTGGCGGGCATCGCCGCAGAGAGAGTAGGCAAAGAGGAACTGAAGAAACTCCTGACTGGCCCTTCGGCCATAGCCTTCAGCTACGGCGAAGTCTCGGAGCCTGCCAAGATCCTTTCGGATCATATTCGCTCAGTCAAGGTTCCTCTCAGAATCAGGGGAGGCTTGTTAAACAACAGGCTGCTCGATCCCAGTGAGATAGTAGCCCTATCGTTACTCCCTTCAAGACAGGTGCTGGCTGGGCGGCTAGTTTCACAGATGCAAACGCCAATTTCCTCATTATTGACTGTCCTTAGCGCCAACTTAACAGGAATTATAAGAACCTTGCAAGCAAGAAAGCAGCAACTAGAAGGAGGTTAA
- a CDS encoding acetyl-CoA acetyltransferase, whose protein sequence is MESLKDKVAIVGMGCTPFGEFWDKDPIDLIVDAASEAFQDAGVEAKDIQAAWVGYTSADVAMTGIILASALQLQFIPVTRVENACGTGAETIRGAALGLAAKAYDLVLAVGWDKLKDAGFGGIGQAYPGKWHPVYGAAPEVGGAVARYALAATRYFSKYGLSPEEGKRLLAKISVKSHYNGARNPKAWLQRKITVEEVLNSPIIAWPLGLLDCCGVNDGASAAILCRTEDAKSFRPAGDYITIKGSGIACGPGWGKERTNYDFSTWEETEAAAKQVYAMAGIKNPRKELSMAEVHDCFSIAELIAVESLGICEKGHAKEDLESGAWEQGGEIPVNVSGGLKSFGHPAGASGGREVYEFYKQFQGKAEDSSRQLKDVKLGLAHNQGGHPGNFVCGVTIIGEPPSR, encoded by the coding sequence ATGGAAAGCTTAAAGGACAAAGTGGCCATAGTTGGTATGGGTTGCACTCCCTTCGGGGAGTTCTGGGACAAGGACCCCATTGACTTGATTGTAGATGCTGCCTCCGAAGCCTTCCAGGACGCTGGAGTAGAAGCGAAAGATATTCAGGCTGCCTGGGTGGGATACACCTCCGCCGATGTGGCAATGACAGGGATTATACTCGCCAGCGCCTTGCAATTGCAGTTCATACCAGTTACCCGCGTCGAAAACGCCTGCGGCACCGGGGCAGAGACTATCCGGGGAGCAGCTCTGGGGCTGGCTGCCAAGGCCTATGATCTTGTATTAGCAGTAGGCTGGGATAAGCTAAAGGATGCTGGCTTCGGTGGGATCGGCCAGGCTTACCCTGGTAAGTGGCATCCCGTCTATGGTGCAGCTCCAGAAGTTGGCGGCGCAGTAGCCCGTTATGCTTTGGCTGCCACCAGGTATTTCTCCAAGTACGGGTTGAGCCCAGAGGAAGGCAAGAGACTCCTAGCCAAGATATCAGTGAAAAGCCACTACAATGGGGCTAGAAACCCAAAGGCTTGGCTACAGCGCAAAATAACGGTAGAGGAAGTGCTGAACTCCCCCATAATAGCCTGGCCCCTAGGCCTTCTCGACTGCTGCGGTGTGAACGATGGAGCATCAGCAGCAATCCTTTGCCGCACCGAGGATGCCAAGTCTTTTAGACCCGCTGGTGACTACATCACCATCAAGGGATCAGGAATCGCCTGTGGCCCAGGTTGGGGCAAAGAGCGCACTAACTACGACTTCAGCACCTGGGAGGAAACCGAGGCGGCTGCCAAACAGGTGTATGCAATGGCTGGAATAAAGAACCCCAGAAAGGAACTGAGCATGGCCGAGGTCCATGACTGCTTCTCCATTGCCGAACTAATAGCAGTGGAGTCTCTCGGCATCTGCGAGAAAGGCCACGCCAAGGAAGATCTCGAATCCGGTGCTTGGGAGCAAGGAGGCGAGATACCGGTAAATGTAAGTGGTGGCTTGAAGTCCTTTGGACATCCCGCTGGTGCCAGCGGGGGTCGCGAAGTGTATGAATTTTACAAACAGTTCCAGGGCAAAGCTGAGGATTCCTCCCGACAACTAAAAGATGTTAAGCTTGGGCTGGCTCATAACCAGGGTGGCCACCCCGGTAACTTCGTATGCGGAGTTACCATTATTGGCGAGCCACCATCAAGATAA
- a CDS encoding MBL fold metallo-hydrolase has protein sequence MEITWLGHSCFKIKGKEVTVVTDPYDETIGYPFPRLNANIVTVSHGHPGHSYLARIDGNPRVVSRPGEYEIKGVFIIGLPNFHDAQQGSQRGKNVTYLIEMEDVRLCHLGDLGHLPSSRQVEELSDPGVLFVPVGGVSTLDAKTAAEIVRLLRPRIVVPMHYGTAVVPRLEPLSEFIKEMGLREVLPQPKLSITSSNLPQETKVVILDHLTK, from the coding sequence ATGGAAATTACGTGGCTAGGGCATTCCTGCTTCAAGATCAAGGGTAAAGAGGTAACAGTGGTTACCGATCCGTATGACGAAACTATAGGCTACCCGTTTCCTCGGCTGAATGCCAACATAGTCACCGTAAGTCATGGCCACCCTGGTCACAGCTATTTGGCTCGTATCGATGGCAATCCGAGAGTGGTCAGCCGCCCTGGTGAATATGAGATCAAGGGAGTCTTCATTATCGGCCTTCCCAACTTTCACGATGCTCAGCAAGGTAGTCAGCGGGGGAAGAATGTTACCTACCTTATTGAGATGGAGGATGTCAGACTTTGCCATCTGGGCGACCTGGGACATTTACCATCGTCACGCCAGGTGGAAGAGTTGAGCGATCCAGGCGTGCTATTCGTTCCGGTGGGTGGTGTATCCACCCTCGATGCAAAGACGGCGGCTGAAATAGTAAGGCTGCTGAGGCCCAGGATCGTCGTCCCTATGCATTATGGGACTGCAGTGGTACCAAGGCTTGAGCCTTTGAGCGAGTTCATCAAAGAAATGGGGCTGAGGGAAGTCCTCCCTCAGCCCAAGCTTTCTATCACCAGTTCAAATCTTCCTCAGGAGACGAAGGTAGTGATATTAGACCACCTGACAAAGTAA
- a CDS encoding 50S ribosomal protein L7/L12, with amino-acid sequence MTKDEIIAAIKNMTVLELAELVRDLEKEFGVSAAPVAVAAPASMPGASPAAPAAAAAEEQTEFTVILKEIGANKINVIKAVREVTTLGLKEAKELVESAPKAVKEGATKEQVRVIKEKLEAAGATVEVK; translated from the coding sequence ATGACCAAGGATGAGATTATCGCCGCCATCAAGAACATGACTGTTCTCGAGTTGGCAGAGCTGGTAAGAGACCTGGAAAAGGAGTTCGGAGTCAGTGCAGCACCCGTAGCCGTAGCAGCACCAGCTAGCATGCCGGGTGCCAGCCCAGCAGCACCAGCAGCAGCGGCAGCGGAGGAGCAGACAGAGTTCACTGTCATCCTTAAGGAAATCGGTGCCAACAAAATAAACGTGATCAAAGCCGTGCGCGAGGTGACTACCCTAGGATTGAAGGAAGCGAAGGAACTGGTAGAAAGCGCCCCCAAAGCAGTAAAAGAGGGAGCTACTAAAGAGCAAGTGCGCGTTATTAAGGAGAAGCTCGAGGCAGCAGGCGCCACTGTCGAGGTCAAATAA
- a CDS encoding hydroxymethylglutaryl-CoA synthase family protein — MVGIVSYGAYIPIYRLSRDAIGAMWMKSLGRGEKAIANADEDSVTMGVEAVLDCLNGMDRQQVDALYFATVSPPYVEKQSASIIRAAADLREDVLTIDIAHSLRGAGSALQLATDAVKAGSAKKVMVATAECRIPAPNSEFEAIFGDGAAALLIGDSDVAAAIEGSYHLSSEFVDVWKKPQDTYMQTWEDRFLRDEGYMKILPQAALALLKKHGVSPKSISKAAFYGPDARTHASIAREIGLDSKTQVQSPLFDSVGNTGTALAPMTLVAALEEAKPGDKILYATYGDGADAFLLKVTEQIEKVRDRRGIKRHLASKLMLPGYGKYVEIRELMEWEAGRRPARRSSLPAIWRDRQHLFALYGQKCRVCGNIQYPKQRICMYCQTKDNFELIRLSDKKGTVFTFSMDERAMEVVLPKVFTVVNLDDGGRFYSVMTDRDTSKVQVGMKVEMTFRIQLDAAGLHNYFWRVRPVRC; from the coding sequence ATGGTAGGTATAGTTTCATATGGGGCCTATATTCCCATCTACAGACTAAGCCGCGATGCTATCGGGGCGATGTGGATGAAATCTCTGGGGAGAGGCGAGAAGGCAATAGCCAACGCTGATGAAGATAGCGTAACAATGGGGGTAGAGGCAGTCTTAGATTGCCTAAATGGCATGGATCGCCAGCAGGTGGATGCCCTGTATTTCGCCACTGTCTCACCACCCTATGTGGAAAAGCAATCAGCCAGCATAATAAGAGCCGCTGCTGACCTCCGCGAAGACGTGCTGACTATAGACATCGCCCACTCACTGAGAGGAGCCGGCAGCGCCCTGCAACTAGCCACGGATGCAGTTAAGGCAGGCTCAGCCAAGAAGGTAATGGTGGCTACCGCCGAGTGCCGCATCCCCGCCCCAAATTCTGAATTCGAGGCTATTTTCGGAGATGGTGCGGCTGCCCTGCTTATCGGTGATTCCGATGTGGCTGCGGCTATAGAGGGGAGCTACCACCTCTCCAGCGAGTTCGTCGATGTGTGGAAGAAGCCACAAGATACCTACATGCAAACCTGGGAAGATCGGTTTCTTCGAGATGAAGGGTACATGAAGATCCTGCCTCAGGCGGCTTTAGCGCTGCTTAAGAAACATGGAGTGAGCCCCAAGAGTATTAGCAAAGCGGCCTTCTACGGACCAGATGCCAGGACACACGCAAGCATAGCAAGAGAGATCGGACTCGATTCTAAGACCCAAGTACAGTCTCCCTTGTTTGACTCTGTGGGCAACACAGGCACCGCTCTGGCCCCTATGACGCTCGTGGCTGCGCTGGAAGAAGCGAAACCAGGGGACAAGATACTCTATGCCACCTATGGGGACGGAGCTGATGCCTTCCTTCTCAAAGTAACTGAGCAAATTGAAAAGGTGAGGGATCGAAGAGGAATAAAGCGCCACCTAGCCTCAAAGCTTATGCTCCCTGGCTATGGTAAGTATGTGGAGATACGTGAGCTTATGGAGTGGGAGGCCGGGCGTCGCCCCGCCCGCCGCTCTTCACTGCCGGCCATATGGCGGGACCGCCAGCACCTTTTCGCCCTCTATGGACAGAAGTGCCGTGTATGTGGAAACATTCAGTATCCCAAGCAAAGGATATGCATGTACTGCCAGACGAAGGATAATTTTGAACTCATCAGGCTCTCTGATAAGAAGGGGACCGTATTTACCTTCAGCATGGACGAGAGAGCCATGGAAGTAGTTCTGCCCAAGGTCTTCACCGTAGTCAACCTGGACGATGGAGGCAGGTTCTACAGCGTGATGACCGACAGGGACACTTCTAAGGTCCAGGTCGGCATGAAAGTGGAGATGACCTTCAGGATACAACTCGATGCAGCGGGACTGCACAACTACTTCTGGCGGGTTCGGCCAGTAAGGTGCTAA
- a CDS encoding 50S ribosomal protein L1, which translates to MAQHGKKYQEATKLVDLTNSYPLREAIDLAKKAAYARFDETVELHLRMNLDPRNADQQVRGTTSLPHGLGKKIRILVFAQGEAVKIAEQAGANYVGADDLIKKVEEGWLDFDVVIATPDVMGKIGKLGKILGRRGLMPNPKLGTVAPTADLPRVIGEISKGRVEFRLDRTGNIHVVVGKASFEVDKLMENLLAIMEAIVKAKPSGAKGQYIKSATIATSMGPGVKLDLRSILATI; encoded by the coding sequence ATGGCACAGCATGGCAAGAAGTATCAGGAAGCTACCAAGCTGGTAGATCTAACAAACAGTTACCCCCTCAGGGAAGCTATCGATCTGGCAAAGAAGGCGGCGTACGCCCGCTTTGACGAAACCGTCGAGCTCCATTTACGCATGAATCTTGACCCTCGTAATGCTGATCAGCAAGTGAGGGGCACTACCTCACTACCCCATGGGCTGGGGAAGAAGATTCGCATCCTCGTATTCGCCCAGGGCGAAGCAGTAAAGATCGCCGAGCAAGCTGGTGCAAATTATGTAGGTGCCGATGATCTGATCAAGAAAGTCGAGGAGGGATGGCTGGACTTCGATGTGGTCATTGCCACCCCCGATGTGATGGGAAAGATAGGTAAGCTGGGAAAGATTCTTGGTCGCCGCGGCCTCATGCCAAATCCCAAGCTAGGAACGGTAGCGCCAACAGCAGACCTCCCCAGAGTAATCGGAGAGATCAGTAAGGGCCGAGTGGAGTTCCGATTGGATCGGACAGGCAATATCCACGTTGTCGTGGGCAAGGCAAGCTTTGAAGTAGACAAGCTGATGGAGAACCTCCTAGCCATCATGGAAGCGATAGTGAAAGCCAAGCCTAGCGGCGCTAAAGGGCAGTATATCAAGAGCGCTACAATAGCAACCTCCATGGGACCGGGTGTCAAACTTGATCTCAGATCTATCCTGGCAACGATCTGA